The stretch of DNA tccctatacttaaaaaggttttttttagggtcttgctatgtagcctaggcttgaCCCCACGCCTCAGTCTCCAAAGTTCTGGGATGATATTTGTGCATCACTGTGCCCAACCTGTTTGCTCATTTGTGacagctcaggttggcctggaatctgtgatcctcctgcctcagatacttttttttaagatttatttacttatgtatttttatgtatttttatgtatttgggtGTTTTGTATGCACACCAAAGAGAGTCTCAGAacccatgggactacagttaaTAGAttgttgtgagtcactatgtgagtgctgggaattgaactcaaggacatctggaagagcagccagtgctcttaaccgctgatccatctctccatcccctgcctcaggttcttgagtgctgggattacaggcatacaccaccatgcttgtcttccttttaaattttttgtaagAACAACAGAGATATTACCGCAGAATTATCTTGTCCTAATTTGATGGCATCTATAAAGATCTTATTTCCAAGTAAGGCCCTGATCAGAGGGACCTCAACATATACTTGGGCAGGATACAACTGCACTAATAAGAAGAGAAAggtgtttttgtgggtgtttcTGAATCGAGCAActgtttgggggtcacatatcaggtcAGCAGGTACCCGGTTACTGCTAGTGTGCTCTGGCCTGCACAAACTCAACACCTCCTGCCCTCTGCTGTCCAGGAGGGGCAAAAGCACGCTGGAGCCCAACAGAGCCGTTATTCAAATGCCTGGGGGCCCGGACCTCCCCAGCTGTGCTGAGACATCAGTTCCCGGGCTGTGGACATGACTGCTTTAGCATCAGATGGATCTAGGTTCCCAAACTGTTTCCTCTGTGGCAGCCTTGCTCTGTGACCCTAAGGTAgtcactcagcctctctgagtctcTATCACTGCCTTAGGGAAGCAGCGAGGATCGCCCATGTTCCCACACTGCTCGCTACCCAGCAACCACTCATTCAAATATTAACTATATTAATAAATGTGTGAATGACTGCAAACCTTTGGGGCCAGCAAACAGTAAGTGCCGAGGGAGTATGTTGTATTTCTGGGACCTGCTAGAGTTGTTCTCCTTGGCTCTTCAATGGCCTAGATATGTCAATCATAATAATAGTTATTAATATAAGAACatacaattaataataattaattagcATTTCTAGGCTCTTTGAGTccaaaagaaatgtaattatgAGGTTTCTTAATCCAAGGATACTATCATATTATACCATCATATCTCTAGCATATAGATTTGGGGCAAAATATATTTTCCTAGGAATATCTTCTCTttcatcaattttttaaaaaagattgtgtgtgtgtgtgtgtgtgtgtgtgtgtgtgtgtgtgtgtacctgcagaggtcaggagagggcgtGGGAATCCCCTGAAGCTAGAGCTAAGTTTACCTTTCTGAACCTTGGTTTGTAAAGCCAGGAAGTTGTTAGACATTTAGGTTTGATGTACAAGGGAGTCCACAATTGTCACTTGGCTGTGACTTAGGCTACTCAGCTCCTAGCTGGAGCAACCTGAAAGGGCTCAGTTACCTGGGGGCACTGGATGCAGGGAGTTACAGCCAACCTTTGACCCTGGCGACATCTCACCATGCTCGAGGGACCTGGCAGCCATCTTTATCTCTGGACATAACCCACAAAAGGATTCAGACAGAGGTGGGCCACTGGGTGGATGCCAGGTATTTTTGAGCTTGAAGAGCAGCTGTGTGAAGCAGTCTGGGGTGGCAGCGAGTGAAAGGCACATTGGAGATAGAAACTGCTAGCTGGAGGCCAGGAAGAGGCCATTGAGTCTAAAGTGAACGGGTACTGAAAATGGAAAAGTATTGGGGGGTCCTTGGCACGTGGCCCCGCCCCCTCTTCGGATGCAATGAGTTACTGTGAGTGTTGACGTGACTCAGGGGCTGCTGCCCCGTGCTCTGTGGAATGCCGCCAGCTTCCCTGTCAcatgcaggcacatgcacacgcgcactcTTCATGCACACATTTCATTCTTAATCTCTGCCCTAATCTGGTCACCACTTCTGCCAACCTGGTCAGTAATTACTTGGCAGTAATGTCCCCTCCCCCTTGGTTTGTCACATGAGAATAATTATAATCCCCAAGTCACCAAATTTTTGTGCTGGCGTAACACCCACAAAGCACTCATCCACTATAGTGTACCAGGGACATAACCAGTGCTCAGTCACACAAGATTTTTCCAGCTTGTGGAAGTCCTTGAACCACACATGACTTCAGCAAGTAACAAACACACTAGACCCTGCCCTCTGCAGACACCCTCCCAAGGGTCCCACCCATCCCAGGGCCCCTCCAGTCACCACAGTGAGGCCGATtaacaaaaacacataaaattccTTTACTTCTGAGTCTCGCCTTGTAAGAGGAGACTGGAAATAAAGGAGATTTAATAAAAAATGGCATAATTAGTCAAATACTTCTCGGTTAGGCTCTCCCTGGTGCAGAAAGACCAATCCTGGCCAGCTAATAACCCCAGGGGACCCCAGGGTGGCACCGGGCATGGCTGGGGAAGGCTAGGTGCCAGAGGCTCCCTGGCCGGCCCTTCTGCAGCAGGGAGCCAGACGGGAAGATGGGCAGGGTACGTCACCACCTTAGGAAGTCCCTAAGGAACTTCCAGAGCTTGGTGACCCAGAGATTGGCTCCGAGGTCAGACAGGTACTGGATCTCGGGCGTGAGCATGCGCCGGCAGAGCTGCTCGTGATGCGGCCCGATGCTCTTCTTGAGGTTGTAACCCAGGATGGACTTGACGCCCAGGGGCTGCCAGGGCTGCATGGCCGAGTCCTGGATGGCCTCGGCGTCCACTGCCTGGCCGCCATCGATGCAGATGCGGCGCATGCGCTCGTTGGCTTGGCGCAGCTCGGCCACCTCGCGCACCATGCGCTCGCGCCCGAAGGCCTCCACCTTTCGCCAGAAGCTGGCGTTGAAGTGGTGGTAGAGGCGCGCGTCCAGCAGGTTCCAGGCGGTGGCACGGCGGTAGAGCTCACCGGAGAGCCGCGGCACCGGCGAGTCGCGCCGCGCGTTGAGCTTGAAGTACAGCACGTCCTCCAGGTCCCAGCACAGCAGCTCCCGGAGCAGCACCAGGGACTCGTCGAAGTACTCCTGCAGCAGCACCAGGTGGAAGCGGCGCTCCACCTCCAGGATGTGCTCCTGCACGCGCGGGCTGCCCGGGTCCAGGCCGCTGTCGTAGCCCAGGTCGAAGAAGAGGAGGTTGCGGAGGTAGTGCGCGTTGTAGCCGCTCGGGTCGTAGTAACGATCAGGGTCCTGCAGGAACTCTGCCAGCTTGTCGCGGCTCGACAGCTTCCAGGTGAGCGGCACCACGGACCCAAAATAATGGAAGGAGGACTCGAAGAGACGCGCGGGGTCGCGGATGACCGTGATGAAGGCGGCGCCCGGCCGCACCAGCCCGCGCACCTCTTCGTAGTGGAAGCGCATGTGGTTGCAGATGATGTTGAAGCACGCCCCGGGCCGGTAGTCCTGCACCAGGCTGCGTGCGAAGAAGGACGGGTAGTGGAAGTCGTTGCGGCCATTGGGGAAGGCGAACTTGAGCCCATGCTTCTGGCCGAAGCGGAAGAGGATGTTGAGCAGCGTGCTGCTGGCGGTCTTGTGCGTCTTCATGAACACGATGTCTCGCCGAGGTTGGCACCCTCCGGCAGAGCCGTTGACCGGAGTGGCTGTCCCTGGCTCACTGGGAGCAGGGGAGCAGGGCGCTGCGGTCTCTGAGGTCCTgggggagacagagggatggagagaggtcGGGGGGTTGCAGGTGACAGtaccatcagagaggcttcgAGGGGCTTGATCTCACCGGCCTGGCAGCCACGACCCACTAACGCAGCCCTGCAGGTTTGAACCCATTGCTTTGTgggtgctagacaagcactctaccaactgagatgaAATTTCCCCTGCCTGAAATTGCAGGGGTTTTTGTTtgattatgtggtttttttttttgagggggggggtgTTAACCAGCTATTGGCAATATTTTTCAGATTCCCTTAATATCACTAACTGTGGCACAGGCTGCCCCAGATGTGTGCTGAGCGGCCTCATGAGGAGAGGACATAGTGTGGTCGCTTAGGAAGAGGAACACAGTCACACAGGCCCAAGTTGGAAAAGCTTGAATCCAGGCCCTGTGCCAGGCGAGTGTGTTGGGACAAATCACACTCCATGTCTATCCTGGCCCCCACTGTGGCCCTGTTGGAGCCTCAGATTATATCAAGCACTGGACACCGTGATAGGTGTGACACTCCTGCTCTGTGGGGCAGGCTCTGCCCTTATCTCCACTTCACTGAGGCACACACGGAGCCCTGGGTGGCACCAAGAGTTCTGCCGGAACTCTTGCCTGCCCCACACAACACGGTGCCCGTGTACAGGGTCGCCGTCTAGCAGAAAGCTTCGATCATAGACCGTGAAGATGCCCTGCCCCGCTCCCACGGTTTGACGTCACTCACGTGAAGGCCATGTTGGGGTGCAGCGGGGGTGCCACATAGGAGTAGAGCAGCAACAGGAAACTGGTAAAGAGGGCTCCCAGCACCAGCCCCTTGGCCTTGGACTCCCAGGGCTTCTTCGGCAGCAGAGGCATCTCAGGCAACCGCTAGGGACAGGGCAGACGGAACACAGGTCAAGAGGTTGGTCTCAGGGAGCCTCCGCGGCAGCCAGGGCTCTCAACCCGGGGCTGCTTTTGGCAGCTCTGTGGACTCCCTGGCAGGATCCTGACAGGGTCAG from Peromyscus eremicus chromosome 10, PerEre_H2_v1, whole genome shotgun sequence encodes:
- the Gal3st1 gene encoding galactosylceramide sulfotransferase, yielding MPLLPKKPWESKAKGLVLGALFTSFLLLLYSYVAPPLHPNMAFTTSETAAPCSPAPSEPGTATPVNGSAGGCQPRRDIVFMKTHKTASSTLLNILFRFGQKHGLKFAFPNGRNDFHYPSFFARSLVQDYRPGACFNIICNHMRFHYEEVRGLVRPGAAFITVIRDPARLFESSFHYFGSVVPLTWKLSSRDKLAEFLQDPDRYYDPSGYNAHYLRNLLFFDLGYDSGLDPGSPRVQEHILEVERRFHLVLLQEYFDESLVLLRELLCWDLEDVLYFKLNARRDSPVPRLSGELYRRATAWNLLDARLYHHFNASFWRKVEAFGRERMVREVAELRQANERMRRICIDGGQAVDAEAIQDSAMQPWQPLGVKSILGYNLKKSIGPHHEQLCRRMLTPEIQYLSDLGANLWVTKLWKFLRDFLRW